GTAATTAAATAATACTTACAATAAAAAAGGGACCCATTCAGTAAATGAAAACGCCTCGCTGAGGCTCATACTGTGACGACTGCATACCTCTCTGGGCCTGCAGTGCCGGAGTTTGCTAAGGTCCGACGCTGGCCTAGCATGGAGATCAACGGCCTGATCCTGGTGTGGTTCCACTGCGATGGTCTTGAGCCCAGCTGGACCATTCCGGAGCAAGAGGAGATCGCGCGGGGCCAGTGGGTGTACCGCGGCCGTACGGAGCACTTCATCAACGCACACATtgaggtttgtgtgtgtgtgtgtgtgtgtgagagagagagagagagtgtagGTAGCAGATCCCCTAAGCATTCGTCCTGCACATGTGCACCCCCTGCAGGAGATCCCGGAGAACGCAGCTGATATCGCCCACCTGGCACATCTGCACACGCCAGGCATCGTCAGCGGTGTGGACCTTCGCTACACCAACAGCAAGACCTGGGAGTTCATCCGGCATGATTGGAAGGTGGCATAATCAAAAATGTTGTCTTTCCATTGGCCTGTCTGGTGTCCATCAGTCAGTAACCCCTCCCCCTTCATGCTGTGACACCCAGGTGGAATGGGAACCTGAGCCAGAGCCCAACAAGCACTGCTCGCAGATGCTGGTGAAGCATGCCCTGACTGTGTTCGGCCGCCACTGGCCGATACTCGACGTGAATGTGGTGGCCAGACAGGTGATGGGGACTGGGAGGGgctctgggggggaggggagactCAGAGATGCTGGCATACAGGGGTTCTGTAGATGGGTGGGGGGAGTTAAGACTGAGTGACAGTAATTGGATTGGTTTGGTTTGGGGGGGCCAGTGTGATGACATGCGTTCATGGGGCTGCACCCCCCCGTGTGCTGCAGGTGGGCCCGGGGGTCGTGTTCCTGCTCTTCGACAGCAGCTTCCTGGGCCGCGGCGTCATCATGCACTCTGTGACCCCCGTGGAGCCCCTCCTGCAGTGCGTCTCCCACAGCATCTTCTACCAGGGCAACATCCCCCCCCTGGTGCCCAAGTTCATCCTACGGGCTGAGTGCATCCAGGtatgccccgcccccttccctCCCCAGTGGCATTTGGGTATGGTGGGTGGGCACcagtgtttggggggggcggggtaaaAGCTGTTAACctgggggggtgcaggggcGGAGGAGGGGTCTTACTGCAGGGGGTGCCGTTGTGGGGTATTGCTGTAAATTGTTGTAAATCAGTTTCAAAAGGGGCATTCAGTAAAATTTGCTGcctggtggcgggggggggggtcccttcATACATTGTACAGTGAGCCCCCTGCCATGATGGGCCTGAGGCTGGAtgtccctccacccccccccccccaccgcctctgactgggtgggggggtccaTTGCAATTCTATTAAATCGCTAATGATTGGTTAAATTTGGTCTTGTCTCTGTTGGGTGGGCAGAGGCACCTAAAAACATCACTGTCTCAGTACAGGGCCCATCATGCACGGGTAAAGCCAGAGTTAAGTCTCTGCGTATATTCAGACGTCTCTATCAAAAACTCTGCCGTGTCTTACAGAGCGACGTGGCACGTTGTCTTCCTCTGTGCCTTGAGTGTCATTTCTTTTGAAATATCAACAATAGCTCGCTTTTTGTTCCCCATTTCCCTCCTACGGCTCAACTCATAATCTCTCTCCGAAGGAGCGACAGCAGCAGCCAGTATCTCCAGTGTTACCGCTATTCACAGTCATAGCTGGGGTGGCGAACTTCTACCCCTTCGCGGTTTTGATTTCTGCATGAACAGTTGTACACTGTACAGGTAGTTAAATGGCATGTGGTCCTATGGGGTTAAGACTtagtgcctgtgatcggaaggttgttagttcaaatcccatagctggcagaatgatgtcacagttgggccctaagcgaggcccttaacccccaattgctccagggactctgACTCTTATCcgactctgctttctcagttgtttGTCACTTTTGATAAAACTGTCTGCTAAATacaaaattataattattatcattTGAGAAGTGAATCTAGGCGTGTGGGGTTAGAACCCAGAAGGTCCTGTCGGGAGCTGGGTTCACTGACCGTCTTGAGCCAGCAGGCTTATTTTCCCAACGAGGTCCATGACGGTCCTGTCGCTTTCGACCTCCCAACAGTTCGAACGGGATGTGATGATCTGGAACAACAAGAAATACAGCTCCAAGCCCGTCCTGGTGAAGGAGGACTCAGCCATCCAGAGACACCGGCGCTGGTACAGCCAGTTCTACACAGAGAACAGCCCCCGCCTCCGCTACCAGTACGACACGCTGGACTTCTGACCAGCTGTGCTGCCGCTTTGCACCTGCATTTGAGTGTGAAAGAATGACCAAGGGTGACGGCTTTAATGAGGAGAAGTGTGGGATTGTTACACAGGCTGTGGGCTGGGGTGGAGGgaaccactagggggcgctggACAAAGAGAGATGCAGGATGCAGGGAAGGGGCCACTTAGAGAAGCTCGCAGAGCTCTTGTGCTCTTTTTAACAACAAAGCCAGTAGTCCTATGCATTTTTAAGCAATTGCTTTGTCAAAGTATATTATGCCCATAAGAGTGTCATTCATAAATGTTACTTGAAAAGGAGTGCAGCCTTAGCTCTCCTGCCCTAATGATTCACTATTTTCCTCAGCCACCTTTTTATAATAGATTTTAAACTCAAAACAAgtctatttatttttcttacaCAACAAGCACGGCATATATGATAATcctgttgttattattaaaaatgcttttcttGTTGTTATTACGGAGGAATTATTGAATTTAAAGTGCACTAAACATCTGAAGATGGAGGGAGCACAGATTCCAAATGCGAAAGAGATGTGAGTAATCCCAGTGTACCGACTGTGAACACAAAGCTAATTCTCcatcctttgggggggggggggggctataagGAGGTCAGCCAGGGTCCTGTTATTTCCTTCCTTCCCCTTTAAGTGCCTCTGTGCTCCCTATTCTGGCAGACTTAAAGGGATGGGCTGGTTTTAGAGCGATATTCTCTCTATGCAGTATCTTGGACCTACTTTACATTTTTCTTAGCAATTACAGCCACCCAGAAGGTGGAGGGCagcttttttctctctttttttctcgCTATGTAATTAAGACACCAGTCGTTGATTACAGCAGCGTCTCCCGCTGCAGAACGATCCGTCTCCAGGTGGCCCTGCAGGTTCCGTTGCTCCTTTGTCTCTTTTCCGTTTCTGATCCCTCATGATCTCCACGATGccggatttttaaaaaaaaaaataacaagagaTCTTAATggctgtatttgtatttgagAGGTTCTCCTTGCTCTGAGCACGGGGGCTGCACTATACACCAGCACCTGGAACACTGTTCAGCTCcacttgcctcatctgcactGCAGCAAGGCTGCTGTAGAGTGTGGATTGTAGCAGGACCCTTTCAAGGGggtggagttgggggggggggagctgtatCCGCAGTACAGCTCGGAAGAACTCTATATTCTCCAGCTAGGTAATTGAGTGGGTGGGCTGGACTGGAATGGAATACACACTATTTAATTACTGTACTTGCTTACAATGGAACAGGGTACTCATTGCTCAGCGGTTCTCGTTTTTATTGGAACTATTACTCTGGAATCAATACTAACAGCTTCCCCAAACATGTGGTTTGGATATTTCCTCAATTATGCTTGAGTTGATTTGAGTTAAACTGCAAATGGACAGTTATTAAAGCACATGTCCGCAGACCTCAGAGGTCTCATATTTCAACACCTCTTGCAAGTCATCTATTTTTATTCAGACTTGCAAGGCCTGTTTTATCCAGGCTGActgaaatgtataaataaagacCAGGTTAAAAATGGCAATAAATGGTGGCTAATGGTCTAATTAACATTCTGGTTGTGTGAATAGTTTGTTGCGGAAGCACAGCAGCAAATGTAGATAGCTTCACAGAAATAGCTTATAGTTGGTTTGCACTCTGATGAAATGGATTTTTGTAATGGTGCAATAGGGTAATATGTGTAGAAAGAGTGTAGCTTCTCACTCTAACAATGAGGTCACAATGATAATCAAGCACCAATCAGAGCAGTGGCTGCGGAGGCCGTTTATTTACCTGTACTGTCAATTCAATATTGGTGCAGCACAGGTTTCCCTAACTGGATAATGGCTACAGACGGATGCGGAAAATCATCCATTTTATGATCCAGGGACTCTTAATACTGTGATAATTCTTCTCTGCAA
This is a stretch of genomic DNA from Paramormyrops kingsleyae isolate MSU_618 chromosome 7, PKINGS_0.4, whole genome shotgun sequence. It encodes these proteins:
- the LOC111853969 gene encoding cholesterol 7-desaturase nvd; this translates as MESCNLSLLIKVLAVISISLTAGLLLDVRDPSDLIFMSGYPELWRKTGLAGAPARAAACILVGVSLLALGWLYRLLFAPLELLRTPDEVGYISEDGRSRAQAANEVRRRRKTGELPPIYPNGWFRVLDSHMLDRGEVKSVTVLGEQVAVFRGQDGKAHVVDAYCPHLGANLAVGGRVVGGCIECPFHGWQFRGEDGKCVHIPYAEKVPEFAKVRRWPSMEINGLILVWFHCDGLEPSWTIPEQEEIARGQWVYRGRTEHFINAHIEEIPENAADIAHLAHLHTPGIVSGVDLRYTNSKTWEFIRHDWKVEWEPEPEPNKHCSQMLVKHALTVFGRHWPILDVNVVARQVGPGVVFLLFDSSFLGRGVIMHSVTPVEPLLQCVSHSIFYQGNIPPLVPKFILRAECIQFERDVMIWNNKKYSSKPVLVKEDSAIQRHRRWYSQFYTENSPRLRYQYDTLDF